Proteins co-encoded in one Osmerus mordax isolate fOsmMor3 chromosome 11, fOsmMor3.pri, whole genome shotgun sequence genomic window:
- the gpr55a gene encoding G-protein coupled receptor 55a produces the protein MTYCNSSVCYIQWVVYVPTLVVGLPLNLAALWLLLFRIQRWTESTVYLTSLVINDSLLIFSLPFKMYAYNHLWALGTGFCTFLESLVFVNIYGSIILIVCISADRFVSLQFPFESKHLRSPRKAALVSLLLWVLVFSATAPVYDLHSKDGNAYCFQGFSDKTWNKLWIIVLMEAVFSACTGAMVFFSVRVMQILRNLRRRNPLDQKLRNNKSVKVVLTNLVAFLLCFIPYHVMALIYFLAKHGQADKDVITPLRDMVHISACVSSVNCLTDGICYYLILKENLLSARLERRRLSTRGNVEGLGKQNLLPGNRKKVLNKVPRDMNLIAQSGEGKTSDASCS, from the coding sequence ATGACATACTGCAACAGCTCCGTTTGCTACATCCAGTGGGTGGTCTATGTCCCCACACTGGTGGTGGGTCTTCCTCTCAACCTGGCAGCCCTgtggctcctcctcttcaggaTCCAGCGCTGGACAGAGTCCACGGTCTACCTCACCAGCCTGGTAATCAACGACAGCCTGCTCATCTTCTCCCTGCCCTTCAAGATGTACGCCTACAACCACTTGTGGGCGCTGGGGACTGGCTTCTGTACCTTCCTGGAGAGCCTGGTGTTCGTTAACATCTACGGCAGCATCATCCTCATCGTCTGCATCTCGGCCGACCGCTTCGTCTCCCTGCAGTTCCCCTTCGAGTCCAAGCACCTGCGCTCTCCGCGCAAGGCTGCGCTGGTGAGCCTGCTGCTGTGGGTGCTTGTGTTCTCTGCCACGGCTCCGGTCTATGACCTGCACAGCAAGGATGGCAACGCATACTGCTTCCAGGGTTTCTCAGACAAAACCTGGAACAAGCTGTGGATCATCGTGCTCATGGAGGCCGTGTTTTCCGCCTGCACCGGCGCCATGGTGTTCTTTTCTGTGCGTGTGATGCAGATCCTGAGGAACCTGCGCAGAAGGAACCCGCTGGACCAGAAACTAAGAAACAACAAGTCTGTGAAGGTGGTTCTGACCAACTTGGTGGCCTTCCTGCTGTGCTTCATCCCCTACCACGTGATGGCGCTCATCTACTTCCTGGCCAAGCACGGGCAGGCGGACAAAGACGTCATCACGCCATTGCGGGACATGGTGCACATCAGCGCGTGCGTGAGCAGCGTCAACTGCCTGACGGACGGGATCTGCTACTACCTCATTCTGAAGGAGAACCTGCTTTCAGCCCGGCTGGAGCGACGCCGGCTGTCCACCAGAGGGAATGTAGAGGGGCTAGGGAAACAGAACCTGCTCCCAGGCAACAGGAAAAAGGTTTTAAACAAAGTCCCAAGAGACATGAACCTCATTGCTCAGAGTGGGGAGGGGAAAACTAGTGATGCTTCTTGCTCCTGA
- the lpar5b gene encoding LOW QUALITY PROTEIN: lysophosphatidic acid receptor 5b (The sequence of the model RefSeq protein was modified relative to this genomic sequence to represent the inferred CDS: inserted 3 bases in 2 codons) yields the protein MAKDWDVSPRHKVRASLEESGVIAFGLPLNAVPLXVLLRRHGLSSSSTVSMCHLALSNLLLVLSARVFLYAXKTWPFSVETCCTATMLFRNNIRSSVLFITFITLDRLLAIGLPLQTWHLRTPDPSWKACVLVCLLTVATSLPEGFLFTRG from the exons ATGGCTAAAGACTGGGACG TTTCTCCCCGCCACAAAGTTCGCGCGTCCCTAGAAGAAAGTGGTGTTATAGCGTTCGGTCTCCCGCTGAACGCCGTCCCTCT GGTGCTGCTGCGTCGTCACGGCCTTAGTTCCTCCTCCACCGTCTCCATGTGCCACCTGGCACTGTCCAACTTGCTCCTGGTGCTGTCGGCCAGGGTGTTCCTCTATG CCAAGACCTGGCCCTTCAGTGTGGAAACCTGCTGCACTGCCACCATGCTGTTCCGCAACAATATCCGCTCCAGCGTGCTCTTCATCACCTTCATCACCCTGGACCGGCTGCTGGCCATTGGTCTTCCTCTGCAGACATGGCACCTGCGGACGCCGGATCCTTCCTGGAAggcttgtgtgttggtgtgcctgCTGACTGTGGCTACCAGCCTCCCCGAGGGCTTCCTCTTCACCCGAGGATGA